A genomic region of Vitis vinifera cultivar Pinot Noir 40024 chromosome 7, ASM3070453v1 contains the following coding sequences:
- the LOC100853966 gene encoding homeobox-leucine zipper protein ATHB-6 → MKRLGSSESLGALMAICPTTDEHSPRNNHVYSREFQTMFDGLDEEGCVEESGQIVEKKRRLSVDQVKALEKNFEVENKLEPERKVKLAQELGLQPRQVAVWFQNRRARWKTKQLERDYGILKANYETLKLNYDAIQHDNEALLKEIRELKSKLNEEKTESNLSVKEELVVSESDEKVKVMEQSETAMGAGVGGSDAKDLSNDDSFKDGNGGGRVSVFPDMKDGSSDSDSSAILNEDNSPNAAISSSGVLQNNHHHHLLMSPPSSSLRFNSSSSSSINCFHFSDSSRPTLGNTQKAYQPQFVKMEEHNFFGADESCNFFSDDQPPTLPWYCPDQWT, encoded by the exons ATGAAGAGACTCGGAAGCTCGGAGTCCTTGGGTGCTTTGATGGCCATCTGCCCAACTACAG ATGAACACAGTCCCAGGAACAACCATGTCTACAGTAGGGAATTTCAGACCATGTTCGATGGCCTAGACGAAGAGGGCTGTGTGGAGGAATCCGGGCAGATCGTCGAGAAGAAACGGCGGTTAAGCGTCGACCAAGTGAAGGCCTTGGAGAAGAATTTCGAGGTGGAAAATAAGCTTGAACCCGAGAGAAAGGTGAAGCTAGCCCAGGAGCTTGGGTTGCAGCCAAGGCAAGTAGCCGTTTGGTTCCAAAACCGCCGGGCCCGGTGGAAGACCAAGCAATTGGAGAGAGACTATGGCATCCTCAAGGCCAATTATGAAACTCTCAAGCTCAATTACGACGCCATCCAACACGACAATGAAGCTCTACTCAAAGAG ATAAGAGAGCTGAAATCAAAGCTGAACGAAGAGAAGACAGAGAGCAATCTTTCAGTTAAAGAAGAGTTGGTGGTTTCAGAATCCGATGAGAAGGTGAAGGTGATGGAACAAAGCGAAACAGCCATGGGTGCAGGCGTCGGTGGATCTGATGCCAAAGACTTGAGCAACGACGATAGTTTCAAGGATGGCAACGGAGGAGGCAGAGTTTCAGTGTTCCCGGACATGAAAGATGGCTCCTCCGATAGCGACTCCAGCGCCATCTTGAACGAAGACAACAGCCCCAATGCCGCCATATCTTCATCTGGGGTTCTTCAGaacaaccaccaccaccaccttctCATGTCGCCGCCTTCCTCTTCCCTCAGGTTCAACAGCTCTTCCTCCTCCTCGATCAACTGCTTCCACTTCTCTGACTCCTCCAGACCCACTCTCGGGAATACCCAGAAAGCCTATCAACCCCAGTTCGTGAAAATGGAGGAACACAATTTCTTCGGCGCAGACGAGTCCTGCAATTTCTTCTCGGACGATCAACCTCCCACCCTTCCTTGGTACTGCCCCGATCAGTGGACCTAA